In Anthonomus grandis grandis chromosome 17, icAntGran1.3, whole genome shotgun sequence, the DNA window catagagcaaaaataatagtggtcctaacactgaaccctgaggtactccagttttaagggatctggaatcggataaacatccagatattgtaactctttgggtatgattagacagataggattccagccattgcaatgccacacctctaaagccataattattgagcttagacagcagtattccatgatctacacaatcaaatgccttggataaatcgcaaaacactgccgccgcggactctccagaatttaaggacacatagacactctccaaaaagccgaaaacagcgtcatgagtcccttttcccgtttgaaatccaaactgatttgcagataaaatgcaattatgttgcaaaaaagataaaattctgatttttgcaagtttttcaactatcttggagagggtagataatatagaaattggacgaaaattacaaggctcactcacatctccacccttataaagagggataaccactgcctccttcaaacatgctggaaagatgccattatgaaaggaattgtttatggcagaagctaaggcattcaatgctgagtcaggcaaaaggagtagtagttttgatgatattccatcagctccagctgatttatggttttttaagcttttaattgcatctctaacatcagtaaggctaacaggataaaagaaaaaagaattttgaactgacacttgttgaatataatgcaaaggatcaatattagtattcacatccttgagcaataaatgaggaatattacagtaataatcatttaaactatttggtcttacttctggttctgaaactttcttgtgagaatgcctgaagtcatttataattgaccaacattctctctgcctatttgaggacatattcaagcggtcactataatatttaaccttagctgcttttatcgtctttctatatagactacgatatttctgatgataaaaaataatgtttgcattagttgtaaacttgcacagcttagccaaaaaacggaggtttttagctgaagttctgaggcctgctgtgacccatggttttctatttttcattttaagcctctttttaggaaaacactgattgatcttgtcacatagcacatgaaataacaaagtaaacgggtcaggagccatttcaactgcattccaattaaccaaagctgcagtagaagaaaaagcattaaaatttgctctgctgaaaattcttcctatataatgagatgaaggaaatacagtgttgcatggaatcctagcgagaatggcttcatggtcagaaataccagatgagagtactctacatgacacatcatttaaatttgtacacaaataatcaatagtagttgcagatgaggatgttatacgtgtgggtgaaagaacatgcatcttcaagtcataagattccaatatacttaaaagggatgtatgatatgatggcaagcttacatcagtgaagttaatattaaagtcaccagccaatataactatggagtgtagagacaattgggataatagagaatcaagtttgtccaggaacatagcaatatctcctgtgggtggtctataaacacaaagaacatataaattaaatcgcttacaaaaacaaagggagaattcaaaaaccttctccaacagaaagctgtcatacttattaattttacagaaaaaagcttcaattgtttgtttaactaaaatagctgttcctccatgtatggagtgttgccgacaaaaaattgatatggaaatataatcagatattaagaaacattcgttaggctttaaccagtgctcagttagtaatacaatatcaggaaaatcacatgaatcaagtaaaagatgaagctcgtccattttatttcttagagactgtatatttaaaataaaactactgaaacttttcgcatgcttattttcaatgttatttatagaatgtgagtgagcttcatcttctgtgtatttatctataaaaaagaatccctatcacagtcaGAATCTAGAGGTCCAgattgattacttggttttattgtggacacattttttgataaaatgctacttttgaaatgttttaaaatatgggtatacagtaatgatgccaaatctgatccaaagttgctggcatgattagactctaaaattctatttagattaatattatttgcgtgaaatattctatagagagccttattgctattataaattacattatggtttggatacatgtaagggcttgtcatcactaaactattgctgtgtaaatgtataaattttcttaaaatatcgaatgatgagcaaatactatttaacattaaaatcaacatatcattttctgtaaattccttaaccatagatgatgcagtatTGAGATTTTGcgaattgattttttcttaaattaattaaaaaaataaacaaaatattgcggttttgtgtcgagtgagAAAAAGAAAgtactaatttcatttatggaagagcacccggaattaaagtcgggcaaattcacccacaatttttcggctaaaactgcacaaaccttgtggataaaagtagcagacagattacacagtcttcggagcacataaaaaatatatcaattctatcgtaataggcttgcttaatctatataatttattaaattgagcatcagaatacatttcaaatgggtcagGAAATGGagagtacatcctattccttctatctgccagagtttcagtctcttccagtgcatcgacgtcgtttctttgcacaagattgtttaatcttgccatttgattattgttattttttttcaataaacaacaaaaaaacactacgaaaatacttaaccaactcacaaaaaaaacaaagctcatttaaaatcaaaacaagacaagtgtcagaatcgcacacgaactttgaaattcgaatggtatatacccattcgagacaccgcatgcaaaaaagttcgcatacgaagtggtcgaaaatacgaatatcgatttttcgtgcgaaatcctctaatttcgtatgcgaatcaaagtcgaatggtttcaaaaatacggcccctgtttgcagcacaccactccgataaaatcttaagatccttaaaaacctgggctctaacattatcagaatctctatgattccataaaatggtggtatcatcagcaaactgaaccactttgtcctgcagttttaatgaacccaaatcatttacatagagcaaaaataatagtggtcctaacactgaaccctgaggtactccagttttaagggatctggaatcggataaacatccagatactgtaactctttgggtacgattagacagataggattccagccattgcaatgccaaacctctaaagccataattattgagcttagacagcagtattctgCGTGTCTTAGCCTCtaaataaagtacaaaaaatgccataaaactaTGTGCATAACTCAATTTTGGCCAAAATTGGACATAGTGTTGTATACCTCCGGCCTACAGATATGTAGGTTCTGTTTTTAGAGTAATTTATGcttcaaatatatttaagacTTTATGAAGCTTGTAAATAGATGATTTTTTCATAGGAAAATAATGTAAtgttatgattatttatttaccaaataaGACAAGTTGTGTTAAAATTCTGGTAACAGAAGTGCCactacaataaaacaaaaattaattctccAACTACAGGTTTGCACATAAATTCTTTAACTCAAAGGGCAcattgcaaataaataattgtccCATTCAAAAAACCAATGgtttttcaaaacaataataacttGCCTATGCCTTAGTTAAATATTTGTGTTATGACATGCAgaataagtataaaaaacatAGTAATTAATGTTTACAATCGTGACAATGAATATATTGTCTAACCCTCACATACaattagttttggagatattaaAAGCCTCGGAGACATTTTAAGTGAATAAAGAAATGGTACTTACCCAAACTGCCTGCTGGGCAACAAATTATTTGTCCATTTTTCAATGTGTGTAATAGGTACATCGAACCTGGGCGAAATAACACCGCACTTGTTCAGCCTACCAGTCAAATTGACTACGATTTTGCCACTTCTATGGTCATCGACGATTTCGAATTCGCCGATGTAACCGTGTTTCATCATTACCGTAAGGAATTTGACGATAACTTTGGAGCAGGGGCGGATAAGAACCTGCCTTTTACCCCTTTTCTCGGCATTGTTTATGG includes these proteins:
- the LOC126746504 gene encoding 40S ribosomal protein S15Aa, with translation MVRMNVLSDALKSINNAEKRGKRQVLIRPCSKVIVKFLTVMMKHGYIGEFEIVDDHRSGKIVVNLTGRLNKCGVISPRFDVPITHIEKWTNNLLPSRQFGYVVLTTSGGIMDHEEARRKHLGGKILGFFF